CACTTGAATCGTGGGTCTGCAAAGTTGAATCTGTTGATGCGGCTGCGGGGACGTTCACGGCTGTAGCTGCAAGCGACCGGCAGGGCGGACTTCAGGAGCACGCAGAATTTCAGCTTGACGAACTGTCGGCAGATGACGTCGGCTTAGTTGAGCCTGGCGCTGTCTTCTACTGGTCTGTGGGATACCAAATTGATGAGTTCGGCGGCCGAGTTACTGCGTCTGCCATTCGCTTCCGGAGATTGAGGCATTGGACTCGCAGAGAACTTGACGCAGCGAAGGTCCGAGCTGCCGGGTACGCGAAGTGGTTCGTGGGAGAAATGGGAGATGCCGGGACCGCCGCTGCCAAATGAACTCGAACTTACTCTGATTGGTCCAAATGTCGGTGAGAGCGTCATTGCCCACTACCAAGGCAATTGGTTTCTTTTCGATAGCTGTACGGATCGGAAAACTGGCGAACCGGCTGCCCACGTTTATCTAACGTCCATCGGGGTCCAGCCGGAACAAGTCCGTGTGATCGCCTGCACCCACTGGCACGACGACCACTTCCGTGGACTCGGTAGGCTTAGCGAGGTTTACTCGCACGCTCAGCTTTGGATGTCACACGCGCTCCGACGCGAAGAGTTCATCGACGTGGTAGAGGCGTGGCGCAATTTTCCTTCTGGAGCTTATCCACACACTTCGGGCCTTGAGGAGTTGACAAAGTGCGTGGACATCGCACGTGAAAGGAACAGGCCGCCAATGTTTGCGTCCCACGACAAGCGTATGTGGCTGTCAGAGGATGGCACTGGAGAGCTGTGGTCGCTTAGCCCATCGGCGGCGATGATCGTAAAAAGCCAACAAGACATCGCAGCTCTGTTCCCCGCGACCTGGTCAATCAAGAAAGCGGCAGCCGAGAGTCGACCGAATCACATCGCAGTTGCAATGCATCTGCGCGCGGGAAATCACTCGATCATTTTGGGATCTGACCTTGAAGAAGAGGGCGATCCTCAAACGGGATGGAGCGCAGTGATTGCGAGCACGGCGAAGCCGCCGCAGCGCGGGAGTCTGTACAAAGTCGCGCATCACGGCTCTGAAACTGGGCACCACGGCGGCATTTGGACCAGCTTACTTTCGGCAAGGCCAGTGGCCGTACTAAGTCCTTTCTCGCGCAGTCACCTGCCGCGCGACTCGGACGTGACCCGCCTAAAGGGGCTGTCGTCAGCGGTGTACATAACTGCCAAGCGAGGGAAGACTGAGGTGAAGCGTACCGGCGCAGTGGGCAAGTTCACGCAGCAGAAGAAGCTGCGCGTAATTGCCGGGCTCGCGGGGGCCGTGACCTGTCGAATCGACGCGAGTAATCCGGCAGCCGAATGGTCGATTCAGCTCGAAGGGCTGGCGGAGAAGCTGTAGCCGCTTGTGCTACGCTTGCGGCTCGTTCGCTTGCGGGCGTGTCCTTCACACGGCAGGGGTCACATGTTCGATCCATGTATCACCCACCAATCTGAAAACTCCGTAAGTCCCTGACTACGGAGTTTTTTCTTTTTGGCATCGTTCCCGAATCAGCCGGAAAGCCAAACAGGTCTACGCCACATCGGATGCTGATCGCAAGGCTCACGCCGCGGCTAAGGAGATCCTGCAAGCCAAGAGGGATGACCTGGCTGGCAAAGCGTTCGCTCAGCGCGCCAGTTGCCCGCGAAGCTCGCCGCCCGGATTTGCGGCCGTGTGGATGTTCACGTAGTAGCGGCCGCCCTTCAGGTCCGCGTATTGCTCGGCGGTGAGGGTTGCGGTGCCCGTGATGGGCGACTGCGCGACGCTCGGGAACGGAATCTTGACGCCCGCGTTCTGCCCGGCAGGAGCGGGGCCGTGGATGTGACCCATTGTCGCCGGCCCGGTCAGGCCCGAGTAGGTGACGCGGTACGTCATGGCCATCGTCGAGGGGTTCACCGTCACTTCGGCGCTTCCGGTCCCAGCGCTCGAGACCGGCGGCACTTCCTGCGCCCCGGAGAGCGTCGCGCGATACGTCTCCATGCCACCCGTGCCACCGCCCATACGCATTTGGCCACAGGCGCCGAGAGCCATCGCGAACGCGGTTGCAACAAGGCAGCGGGCAAACAAGTGACGTGAAATCATGAGGGGCACCCCAGGAAGTGGATGTCTCATTGTGGTGAAGGCATGGGCCGGCCGGGGTGGTGGATTCCCTGCCTTCGGAACCTCATCCTTGCAGCATCTACTCGCTCGCGTGATGCGCGCAAACGAGGTGAACCGTGGGCGCGCTGCGGAGTCAACCAGAGATGATTCCGAGACATCTGCGCGCGGCAGTCGCGCCAGCCGCGTTGGTCGCGGCACTGGTCGGGAGCGGATGTGGTGGCGGCGGCGACGTCGCTCCACCGACCGCGCCGCCCGCGACTTCCGTTAACAGCGCCACCTACGCGGCCGGCAGCCCGCAACGGCTGGCCTACGATCAGCTCAATGCAGCCCGGCTGCGCTGCGGCTTCGGGCTGCTCGCGCAATCCGCGGCCCTCGACCAGGCAGCGGCGGCCCATGGCAACTACATGAGCCTCAACAGCGAGTTGGGCCACGGCGAGGATCCCGGCAAGCCCGGCTTCACCGGTGCGACGCCGCTCGACCGCGCCCTGGCCGCGCGCTATGCCCCGCGCGCTGTGGGCGAGGACATCTCCGCCAGCGGATCGCCCGGCGGCTCGACGGCAGCCGATGCGATCCGCAACCTCATGGCCGCCCCGTACCACGCCAAGTCGCTCCTGACCGGCTTCCGCGAAGTAGGCCTCGCATGGAACGTCGTGGCCTCGCTCGACACGCTGACCGTCGATCTGGGCGTCCCGGCTTCGGCGCAGTTGCAGTCACCACAGGGTGTGGCCACGTTCCCTTGCGCGGACACCACCGATGCCGTGGCCCGTGGCGGCAACGAATCGCCTTCGCCCTTCCCGTCCAACCCGGATGCGCAATGGGGCCAGCCAATCACCGTGGCAGGGCCCCAGGCGCTGCGCATCACCTCGGCCACCATCACCGGTCCGTCCGGACCCGTGGCACTCCTGGTCACCTACGGCTCGGGCGCGACGGCCGACCCCAATGGCGCCTTCGCCGACGGATGGTTCTCCCTCATCCCGGAGGTGCTGCAGCCCAGCACGAGTTATGCGGTTGCGATCGACTACACCGTCAGCGGCACTCCCGGCTCTGCGCGCTTTTCGTTCACCACGGGCGGTGGCCGTTGAATGCCGTGCCCGCGGTGGCCGCAATCTCGAAACCTCACCGACCCTTCGGCTGCATCGCGGCCTGGTAGCGCGCCTTGTTCTCCGCATTGGGCGGGTACAGGCCCGGCAGCGCTGCGCCCTTGTTCACTTCGTCCATGATCCAGCCCTCGAGCCGCTCCTGCTCCGGCGCTTCCTGCAGCACGTGCTCCAGCAGCGCAGCGGGGATCAGCACCGCGCCGTCGTCGTCGCAGACCATCACGTCGCCCGGGAACACCGCAACGCCGCCGCAGGCGATCGGCTGCTGCCACGCGACGAAGGTGAGTCCGGCCACGGACGCCGGTGCGGCAGCGCCGCCGCACCACACCGGCAGATTCGTGCCCAGGACGCCTTGCACGTCACGCACCACGCCATCGGTGACCAGGGCGGTGATGCCGCGCCTGGCCATCCGGGCGCAAAGAATGTCGCCGAAGATGCCCGCATCCTGCACGCCCATGGCGTCGACCACGGCGATGCAGCCCGCCGGCATGTCCTCGATGGCGGCGCGCGTGGAAATGGGCGAGCCCCAGGACTCCGGCGTGGCGAGGTCCTCCCGGGCCGGTACGAAGCGAAGCGTGAAGGCTCGCCCGACCAGCCGCGGCTGGCCGGCGCGGATCGGGCGGGCGCCGCGCAGCCACAGGTTTCGCAAGCCCTTCTTCAGCAGCACGGTGGTGATGGTGGCCGTGGTGACGCGCGAGAGCGTCTCGATGACCTGGGGGTCCAGGTCCATGGTTGCGGGTGCGGGGGTGGGGGGCATGGACATGGGAAGGCTCCTTCATCCGAGTTCGTGCAGGCGCTTGTCCTGCCGGCGCACCAGGCGATCGATGTCCGCAAGGTCCTGGGCCGAGAGCCTGGGTCCGGGCTTGCGAACGAACGGCGAGGCGATCGCGCCGCGCTGGTGCAGCAGGTGCTTGCGCACGGCCAGCCCGATGCCGGCCTGCTGCTCGTAGCGCGCGAGCGGGAGGTACGCGTCGAACAGGTCATGGGCGCGCTCGACGTCGCCTCCCGCATGGGCCGCGACCACGTCGACCATCATCTCGGGCCAGGCGAAACCGGTCATCGCGCCATCGGCGCCGCGCGACAGTTCCTCGGGCAGGAACAGGCCGCCGCCGTTGCCGGTGAGGATGGATACGCGGCGCACTTCGCCCTTGTCGCCGGCGGCGCGAATGGCCGACAGCTTCGCCAGGCCCGGCCAGTCCTCGTGCTTGAGCATCACGCAGTGCGGCGAATTTTTCAGGATGCGCAGGATCACCGCCGGTGACATCTGCACGCCGGTCGCGACGGGATGGTCCTGCAGGCACCAGGGCACCGGCCCCAGCGTCTCGTTCACCATGTCGAAGTAACCCGCGATCTGGTCGTCCGTGCGCACCGTGGAGGGCGGCGCCACCATCACGCCGGACGCACCGAGGTCCATCACCGCCCGGGTGAGTTCGCCCATGGCCGCGAAGCCGGGCGAGGACACGCCCACGACGATGGGGACCCGGCCGGCGGCACGCTGCACGACCTGGCGGGTGAACGCCTTGGCTTCTTCCGCGGTGAGCTTCGTCGCTTCGCCCATGATCCCCAGGATCGTGAGCCCGGTGACGCCGCGCTCGAGGCAGAAGTCCACCATGCGGTCGGTGCTGGCGAGGTCGAGCGCGCCGCCGTCGGTGAACGGCGTGACGGTGATGAGGTAGACGCCCTTGGCGGACGTGTCGAATCGGTGCATTGGGAACTCCGGTCTATGAAATCCGCGGCTTGGCCGAGTGCGCGGCCCGCCGTGCGAGCTGCATCACGAGGACAAGCAGCAGGAGGACGAAGCCCGTGCCGTTGGCGAGGCCCGACGGGTAGACGAGCGCGAGGCCGGCGGCGACGAGCAGCACGCGTTCGAAGGCGCTCGTCCGCAGCAACGCCCAGCCCTGGAAGGCGGCGGCCAGCGCAGCGATCGCCGCGGCGGCCGTGAGGGTCACCTTGGCCACCAGCAGCCAGTCGGCGCCCGCCGCCGCCTTGGCCGATCCCATGAGCAGCAGCGCGCGGCCATCGGGATCGAGCACGAACATGAACGGCAGCAGGAACGCGGGGAGCGTGTACTTCCAGCAGTGCAGCGTCGTCTTGTACGGATCGCCGCCGGTGATCGCCGCCGCCGCGAAAGGCGACAGCGCCGTGGGGGGAGACACTTCCGAGAGAACGGCGTAGTAGAAGATGAACATGTGCGCGGCGAAATCGGGCACGCCGAGCTTGGTCAGCGCCGGCGCGGCGATCACCGCGCAGATGATGTAGGACGCCGTCACCGGCACCGCGAGGCCGACGATCCACACCACCAGCGCGGTGAAGATCGCGGTCAGCAGCAGGGACCCCGCGGCGTACGCGATCACGATGGAGCTGAACTTCAGGCCGAGCCCGGTGAGCGTGACCACCCCCACGATGATCCCCGCGCCCGCGCAGGTCGCCCCCACGTTGAGCATGCCGGTGGAGCCGCCTGCCATCGCCCTGGTCAGCGGCATGTCCAGGAGCTTGCGGCCCAGTTTCCCCGGTGCGGTGAACAGGTCGTACGGGATCAGCGAGGTGTCGCGTCGCAGCAAGCTCGTCGCCAGGGAGACGGCGGTCGCCCAGAACACCGACATCACCGGGGAAAAGCCCCACACCATGAAGGCGATGATCGAGACCAGCGACAGGAAGTGGAACCAGTAGCGGCGCGCCAGGGCCCACGCCGTCTGAACTTTCTCGAAGGTGATGTTGCCCATCGCGTACTTGCGCGCGTCGATCTCCACCATCAGGAAGAGCGCCAGGTAGAACAGCACCGTGGGGATGACCGCCATCAGCAGCACATCCATGTAGGAGATCTTGAGGAACTCGGCGATCAGGAACGCCGCCGCCCCGAGCACCGGCGGGGAGATGATGGCGCCAAGGCCGCCAGCTGCGAGCAGGCCGCCCGCCGCGTTGCGCTCGTAGCCGACCTTGGAAAGCATGGGGTAGGCCACGGAAGCGAGCGTGACGGTGGTCGCCACGCCGGAACCGGAGGGCCCGCCCAGCAGGAACGAAGACAGCACCACGGTGCGCCCTGCGCCCGTGGGCCTGCCCCCCATCGCCGCGAAGGAGAAATCGATGAAGAACTTGCCGGCGTTGGAGTACTGCAGGAAAGCGCCGAAGATGGTGAACAGGATGATGAGCGAGGACGAGACGTCGATCGCCACGCCGAAGATGCCTTCCAGCGTCATGTACATCACACCCACCAGCCTGCCGACGTCGTAGCCCTTGTGCGTCCACGGCGCAGGCAGCCACGGGCCGGCCAGCGCATAGGCGAGGAACGCGGCCGTGATGACCGGCATGACCCAGCCGCTCGTGCGCCGCATGGCCTCCAGCACGAGCACGATCAGCGCGATGCCGAACGCGACGTCCCAGGGCAGCGGTAGCGTGTTGCGGTCCGTGAAGTCATCGCCGCCGCGGATGGCGTACGCCGCCACCGCGATCGCGATCGCCGCCGCCAGCCAGTCCCACCACATGATCCGGTGGCGGAAGCGCCGCGCGACGGGGAACAGCAGGAAGGTGAGGGCGAGCACGAACGCCACGTGGACGCCGCGCATCGTCTGCGTCGGCACGATGGAATACGCGGAATAGAGGTGGAAGGCGCTCATTGCGACCGCCCCCAGGGTGAGGAAGACGGCGAGGCCGCCGCGCGGCCTGTTGGCCGCGCCTTCCTCCGCCTCGATGTACTCCTCGGCCTTCTGCAGGCTCTCAGACGAGACTGCCGCGGCCTCCGAGAGCGACACGCGGGCAGGCTCGTTCATGCCGGGCTAACCCGTGTCCCCGCGTTAGTTGACCTTGACGCCGCGCTCGGCGAAGTACTTGAGCGCGCCCGGGTGGTACGGGATGGGGGTGGCGCTCGCCTTCTGGTTCTCCAGCTTGAAGTTCTCGGCTTCCTTGTGGACCGCGACCAGTTCGTCCTTCTTCTCGAACAGGGTCTTGACGATGTTGTAGGCCGTCTTCTCGTCCATGCTGTCGTGGGCGACCAGGATGTTCATGACCGTCGCCTGCTTGTTGTCGGCGTCCATGCCCTTGTAAACCGCCTTGGGGATGGTGTCCTCGACATACAGGTTGCCGTACTTCCTGTTCATGGCCGCCACGAGCTCGGCATGGTCGATCATCCTGATCTTGGTGTTGGGCGTGTTGGCCAGGTCGGTCACCGCCGCGGTGGGCAGGCCCCCGACCCAGAAGAACGCGTCGATCTTGCCGTCCTTGAGGGCGTTGACCGATTCCGCGACGCCCAGGCGCTCGCGTTTCATGTCGCCGTCCTTGTCCATGCCCGCCGCCTCGATGAGGCGGAAGGCCATCACCTCGGTGGCGCTGCCGGGCGAGCCGGTCGACACGCGCTTGCCCTTGAGGTCGGCGAACTTGTTGATGCCCTTGCCCTCGACGCTCACCACGTGCATGCGGTTCGGGTACAGCACGGCCAGCGTCTTCACCGGCACCTTCTGGCCCTTGAACTTGTCCTCGCCCTTGTAGGCGTCCTGGGCCGCATCGCTCATCGAGAAGGCGACATACGGCTTGCCGCTCGCGATCAGCTTCAGGTTGTCGACCGAGCCGCCCGTCACTTCAGCCGTGGCCTGCATTCCGGGGACGTACTTGGACAGCACGGCCGCGAGCCCGCCGCCCATGGGGTAGTACACGCCGCCGGTGCCGCCGGTCGCGATCGAGATGTTCTGCGCGATGGCCGCGAACGACAGGCCGGCAGCGACGAGCGCGGCAAGAAAGTACTTCAGGAACTTCATCGGTTTGTCTCCTGTTGAACGAGCAGGGGCACTGCCCCGGTGCCTCCCGATTCTTGCAATGCGCCCGGTCGCCCGCTCTAGTGGCTTTCCAGCAGTGAGCCCCGGGTTCTACGTATTGGGGATCGTCCCGACAGGTTTCGGCGGCCGCAGAAAATCGAAATCGACACCTTCGTCTGCCTGCGTGACGGTGGCAAGGAAGAGCTTGCGGTAGCCGCGCTCGGCCGCCGGCGGGACCGGCGGCGCTTCCTGGGTGCGACGCGCGAGTACCTGTTCGCTCACGAGCAGCGTCAGTTCGCGGCGGGAGACGGACAGGCGGATGCGGTCTCCGGTGCGTACGTAGGCGAGCGGTCCGCCCACCGCAGCTTCCGGGACCACGTGCAGCACGATCGTGCCGAACGCCGTTCCGCTCATCCGGCCATCGGAGATGCGGACGATGTCCTTCACGCCGGCGCGGGCGAGCTTGCGCGGGATCGGGATGTATCCGGCCTCCGGCATGCCGGGGGCGCCCTTGGGCCCGATGTTCTTCAGGACCAGGATGTCGTCCGCGTTCACGTCGAGATCGTCGCCGTCGACGCGCTGGGCGAGGTCCGCCGCGTTCTCGAACACCACGGCCCGGCCCTCATGCTCCATCAGCCCAGGGTCGGCCGCGGACTGCTTGATGATGGCCCCGCCGGGCGCGAGGTTGCCCTGCAGCACCGCGATGCCACCCTGCGCGTAGACCGGGTTGTCCCTCGGACGCACGACATCCTGGCTGAACGGCGCCGGCGCACGGTCGAGCTCTTCGCCCAGCGTGCGGCCGGTCACCGTCATCGCGTCCAGGTGCAGCAGGGGCTTGAGTTCCCTCAGGAGCGTGGCCATGCCGCCGGCGGCGTGGAAGTCTTCCATGTAGTGCCGGCCGGAGGGCTTGAGGTCCACGAGCACCGGCGTCTCGCGTCCCATCCGGTCCAGCGCCTTGAGATCCACCTGAAGCCCCAGCCTGCCCGCAATCGCCGTCAGGTGCACGATGGCGTTGGTCGATCCGCCGATGGCGAGCAGCACTCGCATCGCGTTCTCGAACGCGTTGGCGGTGAGGATCCGGTCGATGCCGAGGTGGCTCCTGGCCATCTGCACCGCCACCGCGCCGGTCTCTTCGGCCACGCGCATCCGGTCGGCGGTCACCGCCGGGGGCGAGGCGCCGCCTGCCACCGTCATTCCCAAGGCTTCCGCAACGCACGCCATCGTGCTGGCCGTGCCCATCACCGAGCAGGTTCCCACGCTGGGCACCAGCTGGTCGTTGACGCCTCCGATCTCATCGTCGTCGATCTCGCCGGCACGGAAGCGCCCCCAGTAGCGGCGGCAGTCCGTGCATGCGCCGACGCGTTCGCCGCGGTGCGAACCAGTGAGCATGGATCCCGTGATCAGCTGCACCGCCGGGATGCCGGCCGAAGCGGCGCCCATCAGCTGCGCCGGCACGGTCTTGTCGCAGCCGCCGATCAGCACCACGGCGTCCATCGGCTGCGCCCGGATCATCTCCTCCGTGTCGATGGACATGAGGTTGCGCAGGTACATGCTGGTCGGATGGGCGAAGCTCTCGTGCAGCGAGATGGTCGGGAACTTCACCGGCAGGCCGCCGGCCAGCATGATCCCGCGCTGCACCGCCTCGAGCAGTTGCGGCATGTTGCCGTGGCACGGGTTGTAGCCGCTGCCGGTATCGGTGATGCCGATCACAGGCCTGTCCAGCGCGGTGTCGCTGTAGCCTGCCCCCTTGATGAAGGCCTTGCGCAGGAACAGGGAGAAACCGGCGTCACCGTAGCTGGTGAGCCCCTTGCGCATCCCGCTTGCTTCGCCGCCGGCGTGGCCCTGCAGCTTGTCTTGGTTCCGGCTCATTGGTCCGCCTTCTTTGACCCGCTTGGGGCTTGCTCATTCTGGAGCAAGTCACCGCGATCCGCAGCCATGGCCGGCATTGGCTATCCTGTGGCTGTGAGGCCTGACAGCTCGATGGAGAGGGACGTGGTGGGGGCCGCGGCGGTGGTCGCCACGGATGCGGTGACCGCATCGAGCCCCGGCCATGATCGACGCCTGGTCGGCTGGCTGTCGCTCGCGCAGCTGATCAGCTGGGGCAGCGTCTTCTACACGTTCGCCCTGCTGCTCGGTCCGGTGGAGCGCGAACTCGGGCTCACGCGCACGCAGTCGTCCTTCGCCTTCAGCCTCGCCCTGCTCGCGGAAGGCCTGCTGGCGTACCCGGTCGGGCGGTGGATCGACCGCGGCCACGAGCGCATCGTGATGACGGGCGGCACGCTGCTGATCGCCGCCGGCCTGACACTGCATGCCTTCGTGCAGTCCGCCGCCGGCTTCTTCGCCGCCTGGCTCCTGCTCGGCGCCGCGTTGGCCGCCACCCTCTACAACGCCGCCTTCTCGGTCGTGACGCGGCGTTTCCCGCGCGACTTCCGCCGCGCGATCATCACCATCACCTTCCTGGGCGGGCTGGCGAGCAGCGTCTTCATCCCGCTTTCCGCCGCGCTGATCTCCGCCTGGGGCTGGCGCGCCGCCTTGCTGGTGCTCGCCGGCATCCACCTGCTGGTCTGCCTGCCGATCCACGCGCTCGTCCTGCGAAACGCTCCGGCAGGTGCGGCATCCGCGCCCGGCGGCGGCCACTTTCCTCCCGCGCTCCTGCGCCACCCGGCGTTCCTGCTGATTGGCGTGTTCGTGGTGGGCATGATGGGGATCACCGCCGCGATCCCGCCGCACCTCGTCAGCCTGCTCCGCGAGAGCGGGCTCGCCGAAGCCTGGGTCATCGCGATCCCGGCCACCATCGGCGCGGTGCAGGTCCTGGGACGCGTGCTGCTGTTCTTCTTCGAAGGCCGCTTCGACCTGCACCTGGCCAACCGGCTCATTCCCATCCTGGTTCCTCTCGCCCTGGCGGCGCTGATCGCCGGCGCCGGTTCGCCGTGGGGCGGCGTGCTCTTCGTGCTGCTCTACGGACTGGGCAACGGCATGCTGACGATCGTCAAGGGAACGGCGATCGCCCAGTACGTCGACCGCGAGCATGTCGCGTCGCTCAATGGTGCGCTTGGCGTTCCCGTCGCGATCGCGCGGGCCTCGGCGCCCGTGCTCCTTGGCGTGATGTGGACGCACGATGCGGGCTATCGCTGGGGGCTGGGGATGCTGCTCGCGGTCGGCGTGCTGGCGTCGCTGGCGCTGGTGATGGCGCAGCGCCGTGCGCCGGTAGCCTAGTCCAGGCAACGGTGCGTGGCGCCGGAGGGGCTGGGCGGGCCGGCTTCGCTTGACTGCCTCCCGGAGGGGAATGCCATCATGACAGCCGCCGGCCTGCGACGCACAATGGAACGGCATTCCGTAGAGCCATCGGAGGCGCCCCGTGCCCTCGACAGGGAAGCAGGATTCATCGCCGCAGGCCCCAGGCCCCCATGCCGCACCGATGGGTTGGCCGAGACACCAGCCTGCCGACATCACCGGGCGCCAGCGCACCGGGGAGACGAGCCATGAACTCCAGGAACTGTGGCGTGTCGCCTTCGAGGCCAACCCGACGATGTACTTCATCGTCGACGAGGCCGGCGCCATCGTGTCGGTCAATCGCCTGGGAGCCCAGCAGCTCGGTTACGCGGTGGGCGAGCTCGTCGGGCAGCCGGTGCTGAATGTCTTCTTCGAGCCCGACCGCGCCATCGTCCAGAAGAACGCCGACAACTGCCTTCGACACCCCGGCCGATCGTTCCGGTGGGAAGCGCGCAAGGTGCGCAAGGACGGCACGATGCTCTGGGTACGCGAGACGGCCAATGCCGTCCTGCTGCCGGACAACCGGCCGGTTCTGCTGGTCGGCTGCGAGGACGTGACCGAGCGCAAGCACGCCGAGCAGGCGCTGCGGGACAGCGAGGAGCGCTTCCGCACGCTGGTCGAGTTCTCATTCGACGTCTACTGGGAATCCGACGCGCAGCATCGCTTCACGAGGCAGGAATACGGCCCGGAGCTGGCGGACGCGCCGGCCCGCCGCTCCGAGCTCGGCAAGACGCGCTGGGAAGTGCCGTACCTCGAGCCGGACGAGGAGGCCTGGCGCAGGCACCGGGCAACGCTCGACGCCCACCTGCCGTTCCGTGATTTCGAGCTCGCGCGCCCGACGCCCGACGGCGGCAAGCGTTACGTGTCGGTCTCCGGCCTGCCCGTGTTCGACGAGACCGGCGCCTTCGTCGGTTACCGCGGCGTCGGCCGGCACATCACCGAAAGCAAGCTCGCTGAACAGGCGCTGCGCCAGCGCGAGAAGGAGCTGCGCGAGATCGTCGAGACCATGCCGGCCATGGTCTTCGTCGCCGACGCGAGCGGGCGCAACTCCATGGGCAACCGGCGTTGGCTCGAATACGCCGGGCTGGCCCCGGGGGCCGTCGGTTCGCCGGCCCCCGTGCATCCGGACGACGATGCGCGCTACAGGGCCGCGCGCGCCCACAGCATCGCGACGGGCGAGCCCTTCGAGCAGGAGGTGCGGCTTCGTCGCTTCGACGGCGAGTACCGCTGGTTCCTCAGCCGTGCCGTGCCGCTGCGCGATGACCAGGGCCGGATCCTGAAGTGGTACGGCGTCCTCACGGATATCCACGACCGCAAGGTGGCCGAGGAAGAACGCGCCGCCCATGTGTGGTTCCTGGAACGCATGGACCGCATCAACCGCGCGATGCAGGGCACGAACGATCTCGAGCAGATGACGAGCGACGTGCTGGACGCGGTGCTGGAAGTCTTCGGGTGCGATCGCGCCTGGCTGGTCTACCCGTGCGACCCCGGGGCACCGTCCTGGAAGGCGGTGATGGAGCACACGCGGCCGCAATTCTCCGGTGCGTTCGCCCTGGGCGCCGACGTGCCGCTCAGCCCGGATACCGCCAGCACTTTCCGCGCCGCACTCGCCGCGGAGGGCGCCGCCTTGGTGTTCGACCCGCACGGCCTGCAGGTGACCGCATCCGCCGAGCGCTTCGGCGTTCTCTCCCAGGTGGCCACGGTGGTGCGGCCCAGGGTCGACCGGCCCTACCTCTTCGGCCTGCACCAGTGCTCGCACGCGCGTGTGTGGAGCGAGCCGGAGAAGCGCCTGGTCGAGGAGATCGGCCGCCGCCTGGAGGATGTGCTCACCAGCCTGCTCA
The sequence above is a segment of the Ramlibacter henchirensis genome. Coding sequences within it:
- a CDS encoding IlvD/Edd family dehydratase — its product is MSRNQDKLQGHAGGEASGMRKGLTSYGDAGFSLFLRKAFIKGAGYSDTALDRPVIGITDTGSGYNPCHGNMPQLLEAVQRGIMLAGGLPVKFPTISLHESFAHPTSMYLRNLMSIDTEEMIRAQPMDAVVLIGGCDKTVPAQLMGAASAGIPAVQLITGSMLTGSHRGERVGACTDCRRYWGRFRAGEIDDDEIGGVNDQLVPSVGTCSVMGTASTMACVAEALGMTVAGGASPPAVTADRMRVAEETGAVAVQMARSHLGIDRILTANAFENAMRVLLAIGGSTNAIVHLTAIAGRLGLQVDLKALDRMGRETPVLVDLKPSGRHYMEDFHAAGGMATLLRELKPLLHLDAMTVTGRTLGEELDRAPAPFSQDVVRPRDNPVYAQGGIAVLQGNLAPGGAIIKQSAADPGLMEHEGRAVVFENAADLAQRVDGDDLDVNADDILVLKNIGPKGAPGMPEAGYIPIPRKLARAGVKDIVRISDGRMSGTAFGTIVLHVVPEAAVGGPLAYVRTGDRIRLSVSRRELTLLVSEQVLARRTQEAPPVPPAAERGYRKLFLATVTQADEGVDFDFLRPPKPVGTIPNT
- a CDS encoding MFS transporter — encoded protein: MRPDSSMERDVVGAAAVVATDAVTASSPGHDRRLVGWLSLAQLISWGSVFYTFALLLGPVERELGLTRTQSSFAFSLALLAEGLLAYPVGRWIDRGHERIVMTGGTLLIAAGLTLHAFVQSAAGFFAAWLLLGAALAATLYNAAFSVVTRRFPRDFRRAIITITFLGGLASSVFIPLSAALISAWGWRAALLVLAGIHLLVCLPIHALVLRNAPAGAASAPGGGHFPPALLRHPAFLLIGVFVVGMMGITAAIPPHLVSLLRESGLAEAWVIAIPATIGAVQVLGRVLLFFFEGRFDLHLANRLIPILVPLALAALIAGAGSPWGGVLFVLLYGLGNGMLTIVKGTAIAQYVDREHVASLNGALGVPVAIARASAPVLLGVMWTHDAGYRWGLGMLLAVGVLASLALVMAQRRAPVA
- a CDS encoding PAS domain S-box protein, giving the protein MGWPRHQPADITGRQRTGETSHELQELWRVAFEANPTMYFIVDEAGAIVSVNRLGAQQLGYAVGELVGQPVLNVFFEPDRAIVQKNADNCLRHPGRSFRWEARKVRKDGTMLWVRETANAVLLPDNRPVLLVGCEDVTERKHAEQALRDSEERFRTLVEFSFDVYWESDAQHRFTRQEYGPELADAPARRSELGKTRWEVPYLEPDEEAWRRHRATLDAHLPFRDFELARPTPDGGKRYVSVSGLPVFDETGAFVGYRGVGRHITESKLAEQALRQREKELREIVETMPAMVFVADASGRNSMGNRRWLEYAGLAPGAVGSPAPVHPDDDARYRAARAHSIATGEPFEQEVRLRRFDGEYRWFLSRAVPLRDDQGRILKWYGVLTDIHDRKVAEEERAAHVWFLERMDRINRAMQGTNDLEQMTSDVLDAVLEVFGCDRAWLVYPCDPGAPSWKAVMEHTRPQFSGAFALGADVPLSPDTASTFRAALAAEGAALVFDPHGLQVTASAERFGVLSQVATVVRPRVDRPYLFGLHQCSHARVWSEPEKRLVEEIGRRLEDVLTSLLIFRSLRESERKLEEAQRIGRMGYFEYDLGTQSLTLSDEACRIYGVEQHQLSSWQGRVLELVHAEDRDTLTGAIAAAAGRNGRFAVEFRALRPDGEVRIVHSRGEATGDAAQGLRAFGTLQDITQLRNAQEALRDAEAALARANRVTTLGVLAASIAHEVNQPLGAITTSAASCARWLAAEPPQMEKARSALQRIGADGKRAAHVVDRIRALVNRQAPRTARLDLGEAILEVVALTRNEVRRNAIVLDTSLAPDVPPIEGDRVQLQQVVLNLIVNAVEAMSGSGPATRELAIASSWDGANTVTVEVRDSGPGVDPDRADRLFEPFYTSKADGIGMGLSISRSIIEAHGGWLSVTPNLPSGAVFRFSLPVDPPVS